The Bubalus kerabau isolate K-KA32 ecotype Philippines breed swamp buffalo chromosome 12, PCC_UOA_SB_1v2, whole genome shotgun sequence region ccctttTGCAAGTCTCTTGATTTCATTCTTTGAACCTGTGATTGGAGGTTAAAGTGCACCAAGGTTGGAAGGAGGAAGCTCTTAACAATAAAGGTTTGAATATTTAGCTGTGATGGGTCTCAGCCCTCTCGAGAGCTCCCCCCCTCCTCCctaatcttttaaaatgcaaatcgtGTTTCTAGGGGTTGTGCGCCGGGTGCGCGCTGCGCCTCGACGTCTCCAGCCATTGGTGTCTGTGTCATTACTAATAGAGTCTTGTAAACACTCGTTAATCACGTAAGGCCGCCGGCCTGGGGCTCCGCACGCCAGCCGGTGGCGGGTCTTCCCCGCCTCTGCAGCCTAGTggaaaggaggtgggaggaaagaaggaagagagagcgggagggagggagggagggaggaggcaggcccGAGGCAGGGACCGCCTCAGAGACAGAAGCGCCGCGAGGAGCCGGCGGAGCTTCGCGGGCCGGAGCGCAGCCACCCGCCGTTCCGGCGCCCCCTAGCCCCCTTCGCCAGCGCGGCGCCCCCCAGCAGCCTCCAGCGTCCGTCCCTGGGCAGCATGGTGAGGTTCGCCGTCGGGCCCTCGCCACCATGTACGTGAGCTACCTCCTGGACAAGGACGTGAGCATGTATCCCAGCTCCGTGCGCCACTCCGGCAGCCTCAACCTGGCCCCGCAGAACTTCGTCAGCCCCCCGCAGTACCCGGACTACGGCGGATACCATGTggcggccgcggccgccgccgccgccaacCTGGACAGCGCGCAGTCCCCGGGGCCGTCCTGGCCTGCCGCCTACGGCGCCCCGCTCCGCGAGGACTGGAACGGCTACGCGCCGGGGGGCGCGGCGGCCGCCGCCAACGCCGTAGCGCACGGCCTCAACGGGGGCTCCCCGGCCGCCGCCATGGGCTACAGCGGGCCAGCCGATTACCACCCGCACCATCACCCGCACCACCACCCGCACCACCCGGCCGCCGCGCCCTCCTGCGCCTCCGGCTTGCTGCAGACGCTCAACCCCGGCCCCCCCGGGCCGgtcgccaccgccgccgccgagCAGCTGTCGCCCGGCGGCCAGCGGCGGAACCTGTGCGAGTGGATGCGGAAGCCCGCGCAGCCGGCGCTGGGCAGCCAAGGTGAGCTGGCGGGCGCCGGGGGAAGGCGCGGTCCCCGCGCGTCCGGGGACTCCGCGCAAGGGGGACGGGGCGGGGCGACCTCGTCTAGGGGGCTCTGGACCCTCCCCCCCGGGGGTTGCTGCTCTGGCCCCTGAGTAGGGGATAGCGGGGTCGGGAGTGGAGGTCCTGGTCTCAGGAGCCGCGCTCAGTGTAAGGCAAAGGGGAGGCTCCCTCCTTCCCACCGCCCTTCCTTCGTAAGGTCGGGTCCTCAGACCTTCGGGAGACTCCCGGGAACGTGGCGCAGCGCGGCTGCAGCGCAGTGATCGCGTCCGCCCGGCTTGCTGCCGCCCGTCCTCGCTCGGTGCGCGGCTACCCTGCAGCTCCCCAGGGCCGGGCTCTAGGGGCACGCCGTCCTTCCCTGTCCCGGCCACTCAGGAAGAGCAAGGGACGGGGGGGCCGGGAGGGCGGCGTGGTCGCGCGAGGGACCAGGTTTAGCCATGGGAGCCAAAGGTAAGGATCGGAGCTGCCGCGCTGGGGAAACCGGGCGAAGCTGCCGAAGCTGAAAGAAAGTGTTGGTCCCGGGAACGAAGTGGGGAAGAGGTGCggcgcgggggtggggggagcacccGGGTCTTCAGACCTTTGATCTGCGCAGGGGTCATTTCAATCAAAAGCCGGAGGGCTGGGACTGGACGCCCCGGGAGTCCCCTCATGTctgcagagggagaaggggaggcagGGGTCGTGCGCGCTCCGCCGCTGCTCTAGACGGAGATCGTTTCTCCGGAACCTTCCTCCCCAGGGTCtggtgtgtgtgcgcgtgtgagtgtgtgggtgtgtgtgtgcgcgcgcgcgtgagtgtgtgtgtgcgtgtgtgcgcgcaTATTCGTTTAACGAGCTTGCTCCAGAGATGTCTCTGCAGCGATCCCGGGTTGGCGGGACTGAGCAGGCTCTTGGGCTCCGGGTCTGCCCCGTCTGGTGTCTGAGTGTGTCCAGTGGGGAAGGAGCTCCAGTAGGTGTGGTGGGAGAGTCCTGCTGGCTCCGCTTTCCCTCCATGAAGTCTTTCCCAGCCCTCTGCACTTCCgctttttcctcttccctcctttcaGGCCCAGCCCGGCTCGCATGCAGGTTATGGCCACTTTGCAGGGGTTTTATAGCCGAGTACAGCCGCATAAATCAGAGCAGCCGTTGGGGGCTGTCTCCCGGATTCGGTTTTTTGCGTTACTGCGCACAAACCGGGACCCATCACCGGGGGGAACTGCGGCGGTCTGGGGAGGAGGCCTCGGGGCCGACCTGGAGGGTCGGCTGGGTCCCTTCCCCCGAGAGGAGGCGCGCTCGCCTGGACAGAGAGCGCGCCCGATGAAGGCCCTTGGCTATCCTGAGCCTGCCTGGGGCGCCGGCCCGCGGGGCCGGGCCGGGATCCTTGGTGCGTCCCGGGAGAATGCGCGCTGAGCAGGCTCGGGCGGGGGGGAGAGGGAGGCGTGCCACCGGAGCCTGGGCCGCGGGGTCAGCGGAGGAGAGGCCGCTGTGAAGTCCTGCGCCAAGGTGGCAAGGCCGCAGTCGGCGCCGGGCGCCCTTGTGATGTTAATGTGGGGCGGCCCGCCGGCCGGAGCCCGACTCCTCTGCGGAGCCTCATCCGTCAAGGGGCGAGTGGGGAAGGGGGGGCGGGTGGGACCCGACCCAGTCCGCTTTGATATACACCTTCCCATCCCTGCCATTGTCTCTTTTAGGGCCCGGAAAGAGGGTGGTGACTTTCGCAGTCAATAATGAATTCTGACAAGTCCCTCTCATCTCTCCCCGACTCCAGCCCCCTCCTTGGTTCCCAGGGGGTGCGGGGCATCTCCAAGGTCCTCGGGGCGCGAGCTGCAGAGCACACTGGGGCCTGGTCGCGCTGCCCCGGCCTCTCCGGATACTGAAAGGACAGCCCCCAGTCAGAGCCGCTCCCGAGGGCCCCAAGGCGAGTCCCGCTCCTGGAGAGTCCGGCTCGGAGAACTCCCCTGCGCCCGGCTCTCCGGCCCGGGGAGGTGTCCTTTGTGGCTCCCACCTGGCCCCCGTACACCATCTGCGTGGTGATCTAGTCTGATCCTCAGTTTGCCCCTCTGTACACAGGGGCCACCACCGCGGGCGGGCTGGGGGCGGTAGCGCAGGTTCCCAGGACGTGTCAGCTGCCTTTCCTTTCCCGGCGGGCGCAGGGTCGGGGCCACCGCGCGCATTCAAATGCGCCTGCCGCCGTGTTGATGTTAATGCGCTTGGCGGGGAGGGGGATGAAGGCCGGCCCGCCATTTGCTCAGTAGTGGTAATTCAAACAGAACGCGGTTGTTATTAAGGCATTGAAAGGGCTTTTCTTTGATAAGATCGCCTTGTCCTGCATTGTTTGAGGCTGTGTTCTCCTTTCAGCGGCTCCGGGGAGCTCCCTCTGATCCGGCCTGTATCTTCCCAGGGCGCTTTTGTTGTGGTTTGCAAAGGGTTTTACCTGAACAAAGTCGGCCTGCGGGGCATTAAACACCTCCGAGCAACTCCCCAGACCCTTTAGATCTTTCTGCAGCCCCGGGGCACCGGGCGATTGAACCTGTTCTTTTGGGGAGAAGACCCCGACCTGGGGCCGAGCGAGAACAGCTCCTGAGTTGGGGGATTCTGCCGAGGGTCGACCCGGGACAGACTCGGTGGAGACGCGGGGCTCCGGCCTGCTCGGACTCTAGTCGCACTATTTGTCAAGGCCCTTCAGTAAAACAATCAATGCAAGGTTTAATATGTTGACTCAATCCAATGAGCAGTAGATCACTGGTCAGGATAGCTCTGGCAGGGTTtgcagcagaaataaatggaggattaaaaagaaaagtgtgcCAACCCAGTTTCGCCCAGGTATAGAGCGTCCCCAGCGAGAGGAATTAGCGGCCTGCCAGACCCCTGCTCAGAATTCCACCGGATACGCTGGTGAGCCCGGGTGGGGGGGCGTGTGCAGTTTCTAGTGACCTGAGGGGACAGCTGTCAGCTGCTGCACCCCCTTTCCACTTctaataaaacaaacagaaagggaATCCCCCCACCCACATACCCACAATCCCAGCTGTTTTTactgtgagcttttttttttttaaacctctgatGGGCCTGGAAATCTGAATATtcccaggactgttttccttttggGCCTCATCAGCTCAGGTGCTGTATTTGCTTTACAAAACCCCAGATGGGGTTCTGCTATCACCTGTATGTATttttcaattcagtcgctcagtcgtgtcagactctttgctatCTGTATgaatttttagtttctctttaattttcaaaaaccaCTTAATTCCAAGACTAGGTTAGTTGTCCTGAATAGCGCCCCCCCCACACCCTCTGGAGGGGGTCGTGTCAGACTCAGCAGGAACCAGCCAAACCGCGGCCCCCCAGGGCGATGGAGGAAGAGAAATGGTTCCTGGGTTAGGGAGGTTTGTCATTACCCATGACTGATGGGCTGCCCGGCAGTTCTCGGGGCTAACTTTGCCTTCCTCCACAGTGAAAACCAGGACGAAAGACAAATACCGGGTCGTGTACACGGACCACCAGCGTCTGGAGCTGGAGAAGGAGTTTCACTACAGTCGCTACATCACCATCCGGAGGAAAGCTG contains the following coding sequences:
- the CDX2 gene encoding homeobox protein CDX-2, with amino-acid sequence MYVSYLLDKDVSMYPSSVRHSGSLNLAPQNFVSPPQYPDYGGYHVAAAAAAAANLDSAQSPGPSWPAAYGAPLREDWNGYAPGGAAAAANAVAHGLNGGSPAAAMGYSGPADYHPHHHPHHHPHHPAAAPSCASGLLQTLNPGPPGPVATAAAEQLSPGGQRRNLCEWMRKPAQPALGSQVKTRTKDKYRVVYTDHQRLELEKEFHYSRYITIRRKAELAATLGLSERQVKIWFQNRRAKERKINKKKLQQQQQQPPPPSGPQPPQPQPGPLRSVPEPLSPVSSLQGSVPGVLGPAGGVLNPTVTQ